The following coding sequences are from one Virgibacillus necropolis window:
- a CDS encoding phosphatase PAP2 family protein: protein MSLLFNRKQGYLLTGAILLILFFADVASAYGEPNLIELNKGIGSTLYNFLGAGWIPLFTVITYIGSGYVSYPLTGALILYLLVRKNYWIAALLAYNLIGVRQINHLLKSIFEVARPELEPLVHASYYSFPSGHSMNSMAFFGLLAFLLSRYISRSKAQSAWIWTSAAILIFLIGLSRVYLGVHFPLDVLGGFAAGGAWLLLSICIHSFLPLKERSIHMKRSMDDES, encoded by the coding sequence AGCTATTTTATTAATATTGTTCTTTGCAGATGTGGCATCAGCTTATGGGGAACCGAATTTAATCGAACTCAATAAAGGGATTGGGTCTACCCTTTATAACTTCCTCGGGGCTGGCTGGATTCCATTGTTTACGGTTATTACCTATATTGGATCAGGATATGTATCCTATCCACTAACAGGAGCTTTGATCTTATATCTTTTGGTTCGAAAAAATTATTGGATTGCTGCATTGTTGGCGTATAACCTTATTGGCGTACGACAAATCAATCACCTACTAAAGTCCATTTTTGAGGTTGCGCGACCAGAGTTAGAGCCTTTGGTACATGCTAGTTATTATAGTTTTCCAAGTGGACATTCCATGAATTCTATGGCTTTTTTCGGTTTATTGGCTTTTTTACTTAGTCGATATATTTCACGATCGAAAGCTCAATCAGCTTGGATTTGGACATCAGCAGCAATATTAATATTTTTGATTGGGCTTAGCCGTGTTTATTTAGGTGTCCACTTTCCACTAGATGTCTTAGGTGGTTTTGCTGCAGGTGGAGCTTGGCTTTTATTGAGCATTTGTATTCACTCCTTTCTGCCATTAAAGGAAAGGTCCATTCATATGAAAAGGAGTATGGACGACGAGAGTTAA
- a CDS encoding ABC transporter ATP-binding protein, with the protein MTKVIDIKDVSWERQKKTILSDLHWEVSKGEHWAVLGLNGSGKTTLLNMVNGYVWPTTGSVSVLKQPFGKTDIRELRKSIGWVSSSLQERIKGTEYAEDIVVSGKYASIGLYENPTEVDSQKAYQIMEQVGCSHLIGHTYQICSQGEKQKVLIARGLMGSPELLILDEPSNGLDFISREELMSTINQVAMKKDAPTIIFVTHHIEEILPVFTHTLLLRDGTVFDSGKRHEVLTSECLSRFFKKPVKIEWHKERPWMVLRD; encoded by the coding sequence TTGACTAAAGTAATTGATATAAAAGACGTTTCATGGGAAAGACAGAAGAAAACGATTCTATCTGATTTGCACTGGGAAGTATCGAAAGGTGAGCACTGGGCGGTACTTGGATTAAACGGATCTGGTAAAACGACCTTGCTTAATATGGTAAATGGCTATGTTTGGCCGACTACAGGCAGTGTTAGTGTATTGAAACAACCATTTGGTAAAACCGATATTAGGGAATTACGGAAATCCATTGGCTGGGTAAGTTCTTCACTTCAGGAAAGAATTAAAGGGACGGAATATGCTGAGGACATTGTGGTTAGTGGGAAATATGCGTCGATCGGATTGTATGAAAATCCGACGGAAGTAGACTCGCAAAAAGCTTATCAAATCATGGAACAGGTTGGTTGCAGTCACCTAATAGGTCATACCTATCAAATATGTTCACAAGGAGAAAAACAAAAAGTTCTGATTGCACGTGGATTAATGGGATCACCAGAATTGTTAATATTAGATGAACCAAGCAATGGACTTGATTTTATTTCTCGAGAAGAACTCATGTCTACCATAAATCAAGTAGCAATGAAAAAAGATGCGCCAACGATTATATTTGTAACGCATCATATTGAAGAGATATTACCGGTTTTTACTCACACACTATTGCTACGCGATGGAACAGTTTTTGATAGTGGTAAGAGGCACGAGGTGTTAACCAGCGAATGTCTATCACGTTTTTTTAAGAAGCCTGTAAAAATTGAATGGCATAAAGAACGACCATGGATGGTTCTTCGGGATTAA
- a CDS encoding P-loop NTPase family protein, translating to MNRIMVMGASAGVGKSTFARKLGEKLDIDVYHLDSLYWKPYWVEASSEEFSASQQNIVTMGKWIIEGNYNNTYDIRAQKADTIIYLELPLLVCLYRVFKRWILNIGKTRPDMGKDCKEKLDYKFLKFICTTYSSRKKKMKVRFQEIGDQKNIITLKSKKEIQSYITTLGT from the coding sequence ATGAATCGCATTATGGTAATGGGAGCGTCAGCTGGTGTAGGAAAGTCTACATTCGCACGAAAGCTAGGGGAGAAACTGGATATTGATGTCTATCATCTGGATTCTTTATACTGGAAGCCTTACTGGGTTGAAGCTTCATCGGAAGAGTTTTCAGCGAGCCAGCAAAACATTGTGACTATGGGTAAATGGATTATTGAGGGTAACTATAACAATACATATGACATTCGGGCACAAAAAGCTGATACGATTATTTATTTAGAACTTCCTTTGCTTGTATGTCTGTACCGGGTTTTCAAGCGCTGGATTCTAAATATAGGGAAAACCAGACCAGATATGGGAAAAGATTGTAAAGAAAAATTAGATTACAAATTTCTAAAGTTCATTTGTACCACTTACAGTTCCCGTAAGAAAAAAATGAAGGTTAGGTTTCAAGAAATTGGCGATCAAAAAAATATTATTACATTGAAGAGTAAGAAGGAAATTCAGTCGTATATAACAACCTTAGGTACCTGA
- a CDS encoding class I SAM-dependent methyltransferase: MDVTQHNSNGWDKKVEEGATYTKSVSEEIMKKSQSGEWEITVTTNKPVPRNWFPKSLSGLKVLCLASGGGQQGPVLAAAGADVTVTDISKKQLGQDEFVAKRDGLNLKTVQGDMSDLSDFIDEYFDIIVNPVSNLFVKDVLPVWKEAARVLKNNGVLISGFTNPLLFIFDDNQERKGILDVKHTIPSSSIDYLPKDEVQDYINSNQTIEFAHTLEDQIQGQIDAGFVISGFYEDDFGGTRILDKYIKTFIATKAIKVKID; the protein is encoded by the coding sequence ATGGATGTAACACAGCATAACAGTAATGGTTGGGATAAAAAGGTTGAAGAAGGGGCTACATATACGAAGTCTGTAAGTGAAGAAATTATGAAAAAAAGTCAATCAGGTGAATGGGAAATAACGGTTACAACAAATAAACCTGTACCAAGAAATTGGTTTCCTAAATCACTAAGTGGATTGAAAGTCCTCTGTTTAGCATCTGGTGGAGGACAACAAGGTCCAGTTCTTGCTGCGGCAGGAGCGGATGTAACTGTTACGGACATATCTAAAAAGCAATTGGGACAAGATGAATTCGTGGCCAAACGAGATGGATTAAATCTTAAAACAGTACAGGGTGATATGTCAGACCTTAGCGACTTTATTGATGAATATTTTGACATAATCGTTAATCCTGTTTCTAACCTATTTGTAAAAGATGTGTTACCTGTATGGAAAGAAGCTGCAAGAGTTTTAAAAAATAATGGTGTTCTTATTTCCGGATTTACCAATCCTTTGTTATTTATTTTTGATGATAATCAGGAAAGGAAAGGTATTCTTGATGTGAAACACACTATTCCATCTTCTTCCATAGATTACTTACCAAAAGATGAGGTTCAAGACTATATCAATTCAAATCAAACAATCGAATTCGCACATACGCTTGAAGACCAAATTCAAGGGCAAATTGATGCTGGTTTTGTTATTTCAGGCTTTTATGAAGATGACTTTGGAGGAACTAGGATTTTAGATAAATATATTAAAACGTTTATTGCTACGAAGGCTATAAAAGTAAAGATTGACTAA
- a CDS encoding histidine phosphatase family protein → MIKIGIIRHGCTAWNKEGRAQGNSDIPLDNDGLVEAGKLAERLSEEEEWDIIYSSNLLRANQTAEVIGNRIDIEEINLDPRLREVGGGLIEGTTKKERIEKWGANWRELDLGIESTDKVIERGLSFIDEIIQKHDGKRVLIVSHGSFIKHLLKDLVPHVEESSLKNCSLTKLRKSKGEWELELHNCTRHFDC, encoded by the coding sequence ATGATCAAAATTGGTATTATTCGTCACGGCTGCACAGCTTGGAATAAGGAAGGTAGAGCACAGGGGAATTCAGATATTCCGCTCGATAATGATGGACTTGTGGAAGCTGGCAAACTTGCAGAACGTTTAAGTGAAGAGGAAGAATGGGATATCATCTATTCTAGCAATCTATTAAGAGCCAACCAAACTGCTGAAGTTATTGGCAATAGAATTGATATTGAAGAAATTAATCTGGACCCTAGACTCCGTGAGGTAGGCGGCGGACTCATTGAAGGAACTACAAAAAAAGAAAGAATCGAAAAGTGGGGAGCCAACTGGAGAGAATTAGACTTGGGGATTGAAAGTACAGACAAGGTTATAGAAAGGGGACTATCATTCATAGACGAGATTATACAAAAGCATGACGGTAAGCGGGTGTTAATCGTTAGTCACGGATCGTTTATTAAACATTTGCTCAAAGACTTAGTACCTCATGTAGAAGAAAGCTCTCTTAAAAATTGTTCTCTAACTAAGCTTCGGAAGTCCAAAGGTGAATGGGAGTTGGAGCTACATAATTGTACGAGACATTTTGATTGTTAA
- a CDS encoding class I SAM-dependent methyltransferase, producing MNVESLKVNKQSWDEVAHRFYGRNPLPEYGPLAPREDELNLFGDVTDLKILDIGCGSGHSLQYMSKRNAGELWGIDLSKKQIDAAKLVLDNCNSPVSLFESPMEENPGIPEDYFDSVYSIYALGWTTDLDKTLANVNNYLKKGGMFIFSWEHPLHSRVSNKDDVLAVTKSYHEEGPYNHEAWDHPAIMQQYRISTYMNSLINNGFKIEKMIEDVCLTDEDVHRHANRWYSFEKAKAIPTTIIIKSQKL from the coding sequence ATGAATGTCGAGTCACTTAAAGTAAATAAGCAAAGTTGGGATGAAGTAGCGCATCGTTTTTATGGGAGAAATCCGCTTCCTGAATATGGGCCACTTGCACCGCGTGAGGATGAATTGAATTTATTTGGCGATGTTACCGATCTGAAAATCTTGGATATTGGTTGTGGCAGTGGGCATTCTTTACAGTACATGAGCAAGCGGAACGCAGGTGAACTATGGGGAATCGACTTGTCAAAAAAACAAATTGATGCGGCAAAATTAGTATTAGATAACTGCAATTCTCCTGTTAGTTTGTTTGAATCACCGATGGAAGAGAATCCCGGTATTCCAGAAGATTACTTTGATAGTGTATATTCCATTTACGCACTTGGATGGACCACTGATCTAGATAAAACCTTAGCAAACGTTAATAACTATCTGAAAAAAGGCGGCATGTTTATCTTTAGTTGGGAGCACCCATTACATAGTCGTGTGAGTAATAAAGATGACGTTTTAGCTGTTACCAAATCCTATCACGAGGAAGGTCCATACAATCATGAAGCATGGGATCATCCTGCAATTATGCAACAATATAGAATCAGTACATATATGAATTCACTAATCAACAATGGGTTTAAAATTGAAAAAATGATTGAGGATGTATGCCTAACCGATGAAGACGTTCATCGGCACGCAAATAGATGGTATTCCTTTGAGAAAGCAAAGGCTATCCCTACTACAATAATAATTAAGAGTCAAAAGTTGTAG
- a CDS encoding NADH:flavin oxidoreductase/NADH oxidase has protein sequence MNNLFTPYSIKNLELKNRIVMSPMCQYSVDKEDGAPNDWHFIHYVSRAIGGTGLIIMEMTSVIPEGRITNGDLGLWSDHQIPEYQRINNEIHKHGAKVGIQIAHAGRKAEDATQPVGASDIPVEVLPEETMNGELKPPRALTTQEVQETVQQFKEATERAVEAGFDTIELHGAHGYLLHQFMSPSINNRADEYGKDLALFGEEVVRAVKSVMPKAMPLIMRMSAIEYVNDGYDLSHSIKMAKRFKEAGVDLFHVSSGGEGPPGKSKPKNTPGYQVPFAREFKEQLGLPVVAVGKLSDPALAEATISNGDAELVAIARGMLNDPYWGLHAEKALTRKVNPPFQYSRGIR, from the coding sequence ATGAATAATTTATTCACCCCCTATTCCATCAAAAATTTAGAGTTAAAAAACCGCATCGTCATGTCACCGATGTGCCAGTATTCAGTTGACAAAGAAGATGGTGCTCCAAACGATTGGCATTTCATACATTACGTTTCTAGAGCTATCGGTGGAACAGGGTTAATTATCATGGAAATGACAAGTGTAATACCCGAGGGCCGAATTACTAATGGTGACCTAGGCCTTTGGTCAGATCATCAAATTCCAGAATATCAACGAATCAACAATGAGATTCACAAACACGGCGCTAAGGTCGGTATTCAAATTGCACATGCGGGACGCAAAGCTGAAGATGCCACCCAGCCTGTTGGTGCTTCCGACATTCCCGTTGAGGTTCTGCCGGAAGAAACGATGAATGGTGAACTTAAGCCTCCAAGAGCTTTAACAACACAAGAAGTTCAAGAAACCGTTCAGCAGTTTAAAGAAGCTACTGAACGAGCCGTTGAAGCAGGGTTTGACACGATTGAGTTACATGGTGCTCACGGTTATCTATTGCATCAATTTATGTCACCAAGCATCAACAACCGCGCCGATGAATATGGAAAAGACTTAGCGCTTTTTGGAGAAGAAGTCGTTAGAGCAGTTAAAAGTGTCATGCCTAAAGCGATGCCTCTCATTATGAGGATGTCTGCCATTGAATACGTGAACGATGGCTACGATTTATCGCATTCGATAAAAATGGCTAAACGTTTTAAAGAAGCAGGCGTTGATCTTTTCCATGTATCCAGTGGTGGTGAAGGTCCTCCAGGGAAAAGCAAACCGAAAAATACCCCGGGTTATCAAGTTCCTTTTGCACGCGAATTTAAAGAGCAACTAGGTCTTCCGGTTGTTGCTGTTGGAAAATTAAGCGATCCTGCCCTTGCAGAAGCAACGATTTCCAATGGAGATGCTGAACTTGTAGCTATTGCACGAGGCATGCTCAATGATCCTTACTGGGGATTACATGCAGAAAAAGCATTGACTCGTAAAGTAAATCCTCCTTTTCAATACTCAAGGGGGATACGATAA
- a CDS encoding MarR family winged helix-turn-helix transcriptional regulator codes for MNDNELFATWINLTKYHDRLLKAMDYSLHHQFQLGINEFYLLYFLAQTDEKKMRLSDLLPKVGLSHSALSRLVSRMEKYRGESLVQRTTDERDKRSVDVLLSEEGEQLAEKMLSLLNITLNNKLSKKDINKIKGLFD; via the coding sequence ATGAACGATAATGAGTTGTTTGCAACCTGGATTAACCTTACGAAATATCATGATCGTCTATTGAAAGCCATGGACTATTCGTTACACCATCAATTTCAATTAGGCATTAATGAATTTTATTTGTTATACTTCCTTGCACAAACGGACGAAAAGAAAATGCGTTTATCAGATTTGCTCCCAAAGGTCGGTCTGAGTCATAGCGCATTGTCTCGATTAGTATCAAGGATGGAAAAGTATCGGGGAGAGTCATTGGTTCAACGTACGACCGATGAGAGAGATAAGCGCTCCGTTGATGTTTTACTTTCAGAAGAGGGGGAACAACTAGCAGAAAAAATGTTGTCGTTGCTTAATATCACTCTGAATAATAAATTAAGCAAAAAAGACATTAATAAGATTAAGGGGTTATTTGATTAG
- a CDS encoding VOC family protein encodes MVGVEIDMVVTDSLRALELYEKIFEIERVEVSDLPQGENEAVFTLYDVRFHMLDENPTFELIAPRIDDPKTIWFNILVPDIKETYSKAMDAGCTEIQAVTDMPDYGITNAMFADFYGYVWMLHQIHKVVSHEERIRLWEEKKGNE; translated from the coding sequence TTGGTAGGTGTAGAAATTGATATGGTTGTTACAGACAGCTTGAGGGCACTGGAACTATACGAAAAAATATTTGAAATTGAGCGTGTGGAAGTTTCAGATTTGCCGCAGGGTGAAAATGAAGCTGTTTTTACACTTTATGATGTAAGATTTCACATGCTGGATGAAAATCCAACCTTTGAATTAATAGCACCAAGAATTGATGATCCAAAAACAATTTGGTTCAATATTCTTGTTCCAGATATTAAGGAAACTTATTCAAAGGCAATGGATGCGGGCTGTACAGAAATACAAGCAGTAACGGATATGCCAGACTACGGTATTACTAATGCAATGTTTGCTGATTTTTATGGCTACGTGTGGATGCTCCATCAGATTCATAAAGTGGTGAGTCATGAAGAACGTATACGACTTTGGGAAGAAAAAAAGGGTAATGAATGA
- a CDS encoding DUF1572 domain-containing protein gives MSFGNEYLQVVQDRFKSVKTLGNKTICQLSEEDIHWVFNEESNSVAVIVKHLSGNMVSRWSDFLVSDGEKPYRNREQEFENNISSKQDLVAIWEKGWNILFETLNDLGEQDLLKKIYIRSERHTVLDAIERQMAHYAYHVGQIVYIGKQLKDGDWKTLSIPKGKSEEYLQHMEKKHKEK, from the coding sequence ATGAGTTTTGGAAATGAGTATCTGCAAGTTGTCCAAGATAGATTTAAAAGTGTAAAAACCCTTGGAAATAAGACAATATGTCAATTGTCAGAAGAAGATATTCATTGGGTTTTTAATGAAGAATCTAATAGTGTTGCGGTTATCGTAAAACATTTAAGTGGAAATATGGTATCTAGATGGTCTGACTTTTTAGTTTCGGATGGAGAAAAGCCTTATAGAAATCGCGAACAGGAATTTGAAAATAATATATCATCGAAGCAAGATTTGGTTGCAATTTGGGAAAAGGGTTGGAATATACTTTTTGAAACATTAAATGATTTGGGAGAACAAGATTTATTGAAAAAAATATATATTCGTAGTGAACGTCATACGGTACTTGATGCAATAGAGAGACAGATGGCTCATTATGCTTATCATGTGGGGCAAATTGTTTATATTGGAAAACAATTAAAAGATGGAGATTGGAAAACCTTAAGTATCCCAAAAGGAAAATCAGAAGAATACTTACAACATATGGAGAAAAAACATAAGGAAAAATAA